A DNA window from Streptomyces sp. CA-278952 contains the following coding sequences:
- a CDS encoding siderophore-interacting protein, producing MAAQRAYTTHPLVLRRVTVRRVHEVTPRMRRVVLGGEDLAAFTRDGTAHPAFAAPGFDDHIKLILAADGKVRDALPAQLPHGIEWTPAEHRLTRDYTPRRVDHRAGELHLDFVVHGEGPAEAWSASAREGDELWFVGPKSSLRLPERLDWILLVGDETALPAIGRFLDERPLDAPAHIVVTVSDDAARQELALRDGDTIRWVVAEPGDAAALDAAVRALPAPAGEGFAWAAAESRALLPVRRYLQRERKLPKDRVNITGYWHREEAAAAPEAQGPADAAAAQGPAGIPSPLPWLVARAALQLGVVDAVADAPGLSADALATRLSVSGPGIGVLLPLLAAYDVVVGADGGAGLRLGPAGEELLDDHEREEYTGREAELLLALAHLAPALRDGTSPWRLAAGATLHDTVTHDADRYGELVEECEQLVFLLTGLTADPLWEDVGTCLLTGPGSASVIAALDDAGRRPRLRIAEEATPAGVLRGHVTGPDRIDWTAGPADVAVAAKALAHRTDEEGVQLLTRLAGWTGTAVLVEASRPDGLSPHAAEAALHAYTATGSPLRDSAAIAALAQRSGWIVDRTIALGWGTEATVLRRA from the coding sequence ATGGCCGCCCAGCGTGCGTACACGACGCACCCCCTCGTCCTGCGCCGGGTCACCGTCCGCCGCGTCCATGAGGTGACCCCCAGGATGCGCCGAGTGGTCCTCGGCGGCGAGGACCTCGCCGCGTTCACCCGCGACGGGACCGCTCACCCGGCCTTCGCCGCACCCGGGTTCGACGACCACATCAAGCTGATCCTGGCCGCAGACGGGAAGGTCCGGGACGCGCTCCCCGCCCAGTTGCCGCACGGCATCGAGTGGACGCCGGCCGAACACCGGCTGACCCGCGACTACACGCCCCGGCGGGTGGACCACCGGGCGGGAGAGCTCCACCTCGACTTCGTGGTGCACGGCGAAGGCCCCGCGGAGGCCTGGTCCGCCTCCGCGCGGGAGGGCGACGAGCTGTGGTTCGTCGGGCCCAAGTCGTCGCTCCGGCTGCCGGAACGGCTGGACTGGATCCTCCTCGTCGGGGACGAGACCGCGCTGCCCGCGATCGGCCGCTTCCTCGACGAACGTCCCCTCGACGCCCCTGCGCACATCGTGGTCACCGTCTCGGACGACGCGGCACGCCAGGAGCTGGCGCTGCGCGACGGCGACACGATCAGGTGGGTGGTCGCCGAGCCGGGCGACGCGGCGGCGCTGGACGCCGCCGTCCGCGCCCTGCCGGCCCCGGCGGGCGAGGGATTCGCCTGGGCCGCCGCGGAGAGCCGGGCGTTGCTTCCGGTACGCCGGTATCTCCAGCGGGAGCGGAAGCTCCCCAAGGACCGCGTGAACATCACGGGTTACTGGCACCGCGAGGAGGCCGCCGCCGCACCGGAGGCACAGGGCCCGGCCGACGCCGCCGCCGCGCAGGGCCCTGCCGGGATCCCGTCGCCGCTGCCGTGGCTGGTGGCGCGGGCCGCGTTGCAGCTCGGCGTCGTCGACGCGGTGGCCGACGCGCCGGGGCTCTCCGCCGACGCGCTCGCGACCCGCCTGAGCGTGTCCGGGCCGGGGATCGGCGTACTGCTTCCGCTGCTCGCCGCGTACGACGTGGTCGTCGGCGCGGACGGCGGGGCCGGGCTGCGTCTGGGCCCGGCGGGCGAGGAGCTCCTGGACGACCACGAGCGCGAGGAGTACACCGGCCGGGAGGCCGAGCTGCTGCTCGCCCTCGCGCACCTGGCTCCCGCGCTCCGGGACGGCACGTCCCCCTGGCGGCTCGCAGCGGGCGCCACCCTGCACGACACGGTGACCCACGACGCGGACCGCTACGGCGAACTGGTCGAGGAGTGCGAGCAGTTGGTCTTCCTGCTGACCGGTCTGACGGCCGACCCCCTCTGGGAGGACGTCGGGACCTGTCTCCTGACCGGGCCGGGCAGCGCCTCCGTGATCGCCGCTCTGGACGACGCCGGGCGGCGGCCCCGGCTGCGGATCGCGGAGGAGGCCACCCCGGCCGGGGTGCTGCGCGGACACGTCACCGGACCGGACCGCATCGACTGGACGGCCGGCCCCGCCGATGTCGCCGTCGCCGCGAAGGCCCTCGCCCACCGCACCGACGAGGAGGGCGTCCAGCTCCTCACGCGGCTGGCCGGATGGACCGGGACGGCGGTCCTCGTCGAGGCCTCCCGCCCCGACGGCCTGAGCCCGCACGCGGCCGAGGCGGCCCTGCACGCGTACACCGCGACCGGCAGCCCGCTGCGCGACTCCGCCGCGATCGCCGCTCTCGCGCAGCGGTCGGGCTGGATCGTCGACCGGACGATCGCGCTCGGCTGGGGCACGGAGGCCACGGTCCTGCGCCGGGCCTGA